A portion of the Micromonospora tarapacensis genome contains these proteins:
- a CDS encoding ATP-binding protein, with protein MLSLGPPDPDRGSRPGAQRAVAAVGALHPRLRRGAERAVGPGDGRGRAARRGRTGGDPAARRGRRAGGAQRRRPEPVGQGGGPSPPADSDGPNLSVSGGGPSLSADRLGPGLSVSGGGPSLLPTDIADFTGRTEQVQEIQERFAEAAENPAQLAVPVVVVAGKPGIGKTSLCVHVAHRLAWRYPDGQLFADLHGGASRQASPTQVLERFLRTLGVPGNGIPDELEERAEMYRDLLADRRILVVLDNAGSETQLLPLLPGNPSSAVLVTSRRRLAGLPGAVHIEVDVFDSAQSIALLSRIAGGDRVQAEAGAAAELAELCGQLPLALRIAGARLSARPHWTVEQLASRLENESRRLDELKHGALGIRVSISHTYDNLAEDARRLFRRLALLDFPAFGGWVSAALLDQPLVDAQDLLDELVDAQLVEITGTEGGVRTQYRFHDLIRVFARERLAVEEVAADRSAALSRVLGALLFLAEQAHGRLHGGDTPQVHSQAERWTFAPEVVVQVIGDPLSWLERERLNVVAAVRQTVKAGLVELCWDLAFTAVTLFESRIYLDDWRETHRVALAACRSAGDQRGEAVMLYSTGSLGIVEKRFHDARESLEQSELLFNQLGAEHGAALVSRQLAYLDRIASDFENATRRYESALAVLLAAGDLTAAAYVLNSMAQTALERGNPDEAKRMLPRALELSRRAGSRRIEAQVLHRLADANLSAGDHAAAVTAFDETLAVVRDLGDPIGQAYALHGLGLAYLCSGDHEQAGTALNAARALASSTGERMIEARVERSLGELDLAVGRAPQAVVHLHRALGLFRSIQAPTFEARVLVMLDEAYAAAGDGDQPFAEPAEREASATPAHPKMTAK; from the coding sequence CCTCGGCTGCGACGTGGGGCTGAGCGCGCCGTTGGCCCGGGCGACGGTCGAGGTCGGGCTGCCCGTCGCGGCCGAACCGGTGGTGATCCCGCCGCCCGTCGAGGTCGCCGAGCAGGCGGCGCCCAACGCCGTCGGCCCGAGCCTGTCGGTCAGGGCGGCGGCCCGAGCCCGCCGGCCGACAGCGATGGCCCGAACCTGTCGGTCAGCGGTGGCGGCCCCAGCCTGTCGGCCGACAGGCTCGGACCGGGTCTGTCGGTCAGCGGTGGCGGCCCGAGCCTGCTGCCCACCGACATCGCGGACTTCACCGGCCGCACCGAACAGGTCCAGGAGATCCAGGAACGATTCGCCGAGGCTGCCGAGAATCCGGCCCAGTTGGCCGTGCCGGTCGTCGTGGTCGCCGGTAAGCCCGGCATCGGCAAGACCTCGCTGTGCGTACACGTCGCGCACCGGCTCGCCTGGCGCTATCCCGACGGCCAACTCTTCGCCGACCTGCACGGCGGTGCATCCCGGCAGGCCAGCCCGACCCAGGTGCTGGAACGCTTCCTGCGTACCCTCGGCGTGCCCGGCAACGGGATCCCGGACGAGCTGGAGGAGCGCGCGGAGATGTACCGCGACCTGCTGGCCGACCGGCGCATCCTGGTCGTGCTGGACAACGCCGGCAGCGAGACGCAGCTACTGCCGCTGCTGCCCGGCAACCCCAGCTCCGCGGTGCTGGTCACCAGCCGGCGGCGCCTGGCCGGACTGCCGGGCGCCGTGCACATCGAGGTCGATGTCTTCGACTCCGCCCAGTCCATCGCGCTGTTGTCGCGGATAGCCGGGGGCGACCGGGTGCAGGCCGAGGCCGGCGCGGCGGCCGAACTGGCCGAGCTCTGCGGGCAGTTGCCGTTGGCGTTGCGCATCGCCGGCGCGCGGCTGTCGGCTCGTCCCCACTGGACGGTGGAGCAGCTCGCCAGCCGTCTGGAGAACGAATCACGCCGACTCGACGAGCTCAAGCATGGCGCCCTCGGAATCCGGGTGAGCATCTCGCACACCTACGACAACCTGGCCGAGGACGCCCGCCGGCTGTTCCGCCGGCTGGCCCTGCTCGACTTCCCGGCCTTCGGTGGCTGGGTCAGCGCCGCGCTGCTCGACCAGCCGCTGGTCGACGCGCAGGACCTGCTGGACGAGCTGGTCGACGCGCAACTGGTCGAGATCACCGGCACCGAGGGAGGTGTGCGCACCCAATACCGGTTCCACGATCTGATCCGGGTGTTCGCCCGGGAACGGCTGGCCGTGGAGGAGGTCGCGGCCGACCGCAGCGCGGCGCTGTCGCGGGTGCTCGGCGCGCTTCTCTTCCTCGCCGAGCAGGCGCACGGGCGGTTGCACGGCGGTGACACCCCGCAGGTGCACAGCCAGGCCGAGCGGTGGACGTTCGCTCCGGAGGTGGTGGTGCAGGTCATCGGTGATCCGCTGAGCTGGCTGGAGCGCGAGCGCCTGAACGTGGTCGCCGCCGTGCGTCAGACCGTCAAGGCCGGCCTGGTCGAGTTGTGCTGGGACCTCGCGTTCACCGCGGTGACCCTGTTCGAGTCGCGGATCTATCTCGACGACTGGCGGGAGACCCACCGGGTGGCCTTGGCCGCGTGCCGGTCCGCCGGCGATCAGCGCGGCGAGGCGGTGATGCTCTACTCCACCGGCTCGCTGGGCATCGTCGAGAAACGTTTCCACGACGCGCGAGAGAGCCTGGAGCAGTCCGAGCTGCTGTTCAACCAGCTCGGCGCCGAGCACGGTGCTGCCCTGGTCAGCCGCCAATTGGCCTACCTGGACCGGATCGCCAGCGATTTCGAGAACGCGACGCGCCGCTACGAGAGCGCGTTGGCCGTACTGCTCGCCGCCGGTGACCTGACCGCGGCGGCCTATGTGCTGAACAGCATGGCGCAGACCGCGCTGGAACGCGGCAACCCGGACGAGGCCAAGCGGATGCTGCCACGCGCGCTGGAGCTGAGCCGGCGGGCCGGCAGCCGGCGCATCGAGGCGCAGGTGCTGCACCGGCTGGCCGACGCGAACCTGAGCGCCGGGGATCACGCGGCGGCCGTGACGGCGTTCGACGAGACCCTGGCCGTGGTCCGCGACCTGGGTGATCCGATCGGCCAGGCGTACGCGCTGCACGGACTGGGCCTGGCCTACCTGTGCTCCGGCGATCACGAGCAGGCGGGCACCGCGCTCAACGCGGCGCGAGCGCTGGCGTCCAGCACCGGCGAGCGGATGATCGAGGCGCGGGTCGAGCGCAGCCTGGGGGAGCTGGACCTGGCGGTCGGCAGGGCGCCGCAGGCGGTGGTGCACCTGCACCGGGCCCTGGGCCTGTTCCGCAGCATCCAGGCGCCGACCTTCGAGGCGCGGGTGCTGGTGATGCTCGACGAGGCGTACGCGGCGGCAGGCGACGGCGACCAGCCGTTCGCCGAGCCGGCGGAACGTGAGGCGTCGGCCACGCCGGCTCATCCGAAGATGACCGCGAAGTAG
- a CDS encoding 4'-phosphopantetheinyl transferase family protein produces the protein MIEAILPAGTVAIDTFTEAPGTFLFPEEEKIIRAAVDKRRREFATGRWCARQAMARLGRAPAPVLPGPRGEPRWPAGLIGSITHCDGYRAAVLAESEVITTVGIDAEPNAPLLDDVLPAVSLPQERDRIGTLQHEHPDVCWDRLLFSAKESVYKAWFPLTSRWLDFEDADITFDPLAGTFEARILVAGGQLHGRRLAGFSGRWLARQGLVVTAIAVVAPALATV, from the coding sequence ATGATCGAGGCGATTCTCCCGGCCGGCACCGTGGCGATCGACACCTTCACCGAGGCACCCGGCACGTTCCTCTTTCCGGAGGAGGAGAAGATCATCCGCGCGGCGGTCGACAAACGGCGGCGGGAGTTCGCCACCGGCCGCTGGTGTGCCCGGCAGGCGATGGCCCGCCTCGGGCGCGCGCCGGCACCGGTGCTGCCGGGGCCGCGTGGCGAACCGCGATGGCCGGCCGGCCTGATCGGCAGCATCACGCACTGCGACGGCTACCGCGCCGCGGTGCTCGCCGAATCCGAGGTCATCACCACCGTCGGCATCGACGCCGAGCCAAACGCACCGCTGCTCGACGACGTACTGCCCGCCGTGTCGCTGCCCCAGGAACGGGACCGGATCGGCACGCTGCAGCACGAGCACCCCGACGTGTGCTGGGACCGGTTGCTGTTCAGCGCCAAGGAATCCGTCTACAAGGCGTGGTTTCCGCTGACCTCACGCTGGCTGGACTTCGAGGACGCGGACATCACCTTCGACCCGCTGGCCGGCACCTTCGAGGCTCGGATACTGGTCGCGGGGGGGCAGCTGCACGGGCGCAGGCTCGCCGGCTTCAGTGGGCGTTGGCTGGCCCGGCAAGGGCTGGTCGTGACCGCCATCGCGGTGGTGGCGCCCGCGCTGGCCACCGTCTGA
- a CDS encoding hydroxyisourate hydrolase, translated as MHGDSGPFDDRRNQPPAQSRAEQEQKSMKVTAQALDVVYGRPAVGVPARLERRAPKGWEPVAGAATDEEGRIRDWANNRLGKGDYRVVFDSGSYFANLGVGAVYPEIAVVVGLLDDTDACQIQVLLAPYSCSIFLDARS; from the coding sequence ATGCATGGCGATAGCGGTCCATTCGATGATCGCCGCAACCAGCCGCCCGCGCAGTCGCGGGCTGAACAGGAGCAGAAGTCGATGAAGGTCACCGCGCAAGCCCTTGATGTGGTCTACGGCCGGCCCGCAGTCGGAGTCCCGGCACGGCTGGAACGACGTGCGCCGAAAGGTTGGGAGCCGGTAGCCGGTGCGGCGACCGACGAAGAAGGCCGCATCCGCGACTGGGCGAACAACCGGCTGGGCAAGGGTGACTATCGCGTCGTCTTCGACAGCGGCTCCTACTTCGCCAACCTCGGAGTGGGCGCCGTCTACCCCGAGATCGCGGTCGTCGTCGGTCTCCTCGACGACACGGACGCCTGCCAGATCCAGGTACTGCTGGCGCCGTACTCCTGCTCGATATTCCTCGATGCGCGCAGCTGA
- a CDS encoding ThuA domain-containing protein, with protein MAQQRALVVRGGWEGHQPVEATELFIPFLERSGYAVRVEGSTEIYADAAEMADTDLVVQCVTMSQITGEQVAGLAAAVVAGTGFTGWHGGIVDSFRACSDYLHLVGGQFATHPGVQPCDRGGGAADNFLPHSVTITELGREHPITAGIEDFDLVTEQYWVLHDDLIDVLATTTHPTRAWHPWHRPVTSPAIWTRNWGAGRIVVTTPGHSLDVLEHACVRTVIERGMVWATRTASAS; from the coding sequence GTGGCGCAGCAGAGAGCACTCGTGGTTCGGGGCGGGTGGGAGGGGCACCAGCCGGTCGAGGCGACGGAGTTGTTCATCCCCTTCCTCGAACGCAGCGGATACGCCGTACGGGTGGAGGGTTCGACGGAGATCTACGCCGATGCCGCCGAGATGGCCGACACCGACCTCGTCGTGCAGTGCGTGACGATGTCGCAGATCACCGGGGAGCAGGTGGCGGGCCTGGCCGCGGCGGTCGTCGCCGGGACGGGTTTCACCGGCTGGCACGGCGGCATCGTCGACTCGTTCCGCGCCTGCTCGGACTACCTGCACCTGGTGGGCGGCCAGTTCGCCACCCATCCGGGCGTGCAGCCGTGCGACCGCGGCGGCGGCGCGGCGGACAACTTCCTGCCGCACTCGGTCACGATCACCGAGCTGGGCCGGGAGCATCCGATCACCGCCGGGATCGAGGACTTCGACCTGGTCACCGAGCAGTACTGGGTGCTGCACGACGATCTGATCGACGTGCTGGCCACCACCACCCACCCGACGCGGGCGTGGCATCCGTGGCACCGGCCGGTCACCTCGCCGGCGATCTGGACCCGAAACTGGGGCGCCGGGCGGATCGTCGTGACAACCCCGGGACACAGCCTTGACGTGCTGGAGCACGCCTGCGTCCGTACCGTCATCGAGAGGGGGATGGTGTGGGCGACCCGCACGGCGTCGGCATCGTAG
- a CDS encoding 2-isopropylmalate synthase: protein MHSFRNAVKRYRPAVQDPLPDRTWPDRVIAAAPRWLSTDLRDGNQSLVNPMSPARKLSMFRLLVKMGYREIEVGFPSASRDDHDFLRLLIEKELIPDHVRITVLVQARDDLIRRTVQSLVGAPRATVHLYNATSPLFRRMVLGVDRDGCRQLAVHGTQLMMKYAEESLGGCDLGYQYSPELFNDTEADFSLEVCEAVMDVWQPESGRPIILNFPTTVERTMPNVFADRIEWMDRQLSRREHLCLSVHPHNDRGTGVATAELAVLAGAERIEGCLFGNGERAGNVDLVTLGLNLFSQGIDPGIDFSGLDRIRRTVEHCTDLPVHPRHPYAGDLAYTAFSGSHQDAINKGFAEQSRVAAEQGTPVDEVAWEIPYLPIDPQDVGRAYESVVRINSQSGKGGLAYVLSSRLGLHPPRELQMEFASLVQSYADAEGGEIDPERVCALFRDEYVSRSLMVVPLARTRPVAAYLHVDGAAFAVGGQRTDELERIGRALARWGVEVRAVHRTGTGLADSTGLVVYAELRVGDETLWGAGIEADLPAAVSAAVRSAVARVGRTPQASAPRQEPAPALARSYARVG, encoded by the coding sequence ATGCATTCCTTTCGCAACGCGGTGAAGCGCTACCGGCCAGCCGTCCAAGATCCGCTGCCGGACCGCACCTGGCCGGATCGGGTCATCGCGGCGGCCCCCCGCTGGCTCTCGACCGACCTGCGCGACGGCAACCAGTCGCTGGTCAACCCGATGAGTCCGGCGCGGAAGCTGAGCATGTTCCGGCTGCTGGTGAAGATGGGTTACCGGGAGATCGAGGTGGGCTTCCCGTCGGCGAGCAGGGACGACCACGACTTCCTGCGCCTGCTCATCGAGAAGGAACTGATCCCCGACCACGTACGGATCACGGTGTTGGTGCAGGCCCGCGACGACCTGATCCGGCGGACCGTGCAGAGCCTGGTCGGCGCGCCCCGCGCCACCGTGCACCTCTACAACGCGACCTCGCCGCTGTTTCGCCGGATGGTGCTCGGCGTCGACCGCGACGGGTGCAGGCAACTCGCCGTGCACGGCACGCAGCTGATGATGAAGTACGCCGAGGAGAGTCTCGGCGGTTGCGATCTGGGCTACCAGTACTCGCCCGAGCTGTTCAACGACACCGAGGCGGACTTCTCGCTGGAGGTCTGTGAGGCGGTGATGGACGTGTGGCAGCCCGAGTCCGGCCGGCCGATCATCCTGAACTTCCCGACCACCGTCGAACGCACCATGCCCAACGTGTTCGCAGACCGGATCGAGTGGATGGACCGGCAGCTGAGCCGGCGCGAGCATCTGTGTCTGTCGGTGCATCCGCACAACGACCGCGGCACCGGGGTGGCCACCGCCGAGCTGGCCGTGCTCGCCGGCGCCGAGCGCATCGAGGGCTGCCTGTTCGGTAACGGGGAGCGGGCCGGCAACGTCGACCTGGTGACGCTCGGGCTCAACCTGTTCAGCCAGGGCATCGACCCGGGCATCGACTTCTCCGGTCTGGACCGGATCCGGCGCACCGTCGAGCACTGCACCGATCTGCCGGTGCACCCTCGGCATCCGTACGCTGGGGATCTGGCCTACACCGCCTTCTCCGGTTCCCACCAGGACGCCATCAACAAGGGATTCGCCGAGCAGAGCCGGGTGGCAGCCGAGCAGGGCACCCCGGTTGACGAGGTCGCCTGGGAGATCCCCTATCTGCCGATCGACCCCCAGGACGTGGGCCGCGCCTACGAGAGCGTGGTGCGGATCAACAGCCAGTCCGGCAAGGGCGGGCTGGCGTACGTGCTGAGTTCCCGGCTCGGGCTGCACCCGCCGCGGGAGCTGCAGATGGAGTTCGCCAGCCTGGTGCAGTCCTACGCCGATGCCGAGGGCGGTGAGATCGACCCCGAGCGGGTGTGCGCCCTGTTCCGCGACGAATACGTGTCCCGGTCGCTGATGGTGGTGCCGCTGGCGAGGACCCGTCCGGTCGCCGCGTACCTGCACGTCGACGGCGCCGCATTCGCCGTCGGCGGGCAGCGCACCGACGAACTGGAACGGATCGGGCGGGCGCTGGCCCGCTGGGGCGTCGAGGTGCGCGCGGTGCACCGCACCGGCACCGGCCTGGCCGACTCGACCGGCCTGGTCGTCTACGCGGAGCTGCGGGTCGGCGACGAAACGCTGTGGGGCGCCGGCATCGAGGCCGACCTGCCGGCGGCGGTCTCGGCCGCGGTGCGCTCGGCGGTCGCCCGGGTCGGTCGGACCCCGCAGGCATCGGCGCCGAGACAGGAGCCGGCACCTGCTCTCGCGCGGAGCTATGCCCGGGTGGGGTGA
- a CDS encoding AAA family ATPase, translated as MKLVERAEAIATLDGLLASAVSGKGRVAVIAGAVASGKTELLNTYADRAVDRDALAITAIGADAERDLPLGVLTQLLLDAPLVPEEQQRAMNLLYEGVRADGYDNQIDPQIVHALCTILLELSHRYPLIIAVDDIDRTDRLSIICLSYLARRARFAPMLLLFTQTQQGRRDEVGFEMEALWRPPHGSLIVLSALSAEAVGELAASCVGEADAERLAPAWHHLSGGNPLLLRGLLDDHREASAAGAAAGSEPVTGENFTRAVVSCLHRTSARVLRVAQGLAVCTDLALLEQLVPADGAQISQAVRTLTMVGLLSGGDFRHPAARAAVLADIDELDRVDLFGRAAVLAHRGGASSAVVAQHLVGAGDVNEAWAVPVLEDAARQSLREGQVAAAVRYLQLALRACTDSQRRARITAALVRAEWRINPSAPTGYLPELAVALRGGHLRGVDALVLTKALLWHGQFTEAREAFELITAHSGNADAETLAELFITRPLMLATYPSFRPLLHQGMQPPVAMPTVSASHRLAAATALAGVLSEGPSERAIAVAERILHNARLDEMSLDTVESALLALTYGGCSASAAVWCDTFVDEARLRRSPSRQARLAAIRAEISMRLGDLTGARRYATDALTVMPSSSWGVAVGGPLAVLIMATTAIGDFGAVRDHLDQPVPEEMFQTRFGLHYLHARGRYSLAIGELPLALRDFKLCGQLAAQWGMDTPGLVPWRVDAAETLLRMNAPEQAQQLVEEQLNRCGDGQPRVRAMALRLYAACAELRHRPMFLRQAADLHNGGDGYELARTLVDLTEAFQTLGESRRVRLIARRARATAEKAGALLLLKALSLEPGWDEGDTVEAMNPAVVVAVLSEAEHRVAALAAAGYSNREISEKLYITISTVEQHLTRTYRKLNVARRGDLPASLSPDHSASV; from the coding sequence ATGAAATTGGTCGAGCGCGCGGAAGCGATCGCGACGCTGGACGGCCTCCTTGCCTCAGCCGTTTCCGGCAAAGGGCGGGTCGCCGTCATAGCGGGCGCGGTAGCGTCCGGCAAGACCGAGTTGTTGAACACCTACGCCGACCGGGCGGTGGATCGCGATGCCCTGGCGATCACCGCGATCGGCGCGGACGCCGAGCGTGACCTGCCGCTCGGTGTGCTCACCCAGCTGTTGCTCGACGCGCCGCTGGTTCCCGAGGAACAACAGCGCGCGATGAACCTGCTGTACGAAGGGGTTCGCGCCGACGGCTATGACAACCAGATCGACCCGCAGATCGTGCACGCACTCTGCACAATCCTGCTGGAGCTGTCCCACCGCTATCCGCTGATCATCGCGGTCGACGACATCGACCGGACCGACCGTCTGTCGATCATCTGTCTGTCCTACCTGGCCCGGCGGGCACGCTTCGCGCCGATGCTGCTGCTGTTCACCCAGACTCAGCAGGGCCGTCGGGACGAAGTCGGATTCGAGATGGAGGCGCTCTGGCGGCCGCCGCACGGCTCGCTGATCGTACTGTCGGCGCTGTCGGCCGAAGCGGTGGGTGAGTTGGCGGCCAGCTGTGTCGGCGAGGCCGACGCGGAGCGGCTGGCGCCGGCCTGGCACCACCTCAGCGGTGGCAACCCGCTGCTGCTGCGCGGCCTGCTCGACGATCACCGCGAGGCGTCGGCCGCCGGCGCCGCGGCCGGCAGCGAACCGGTGACCGGGGAGAACTTCACCCGGGCGGTGGTCTCCTGTCTCCACCGCACGAGCGCCCGCGTGCTCCGGGTGGCCCAGGGGCTGGCGGTCTGCACCGATCTCGCGCTGCTCGAGCAGTTGGTCCCGGCCGACGGCGCACAGATCAGCCAGGCGGTGCGCACGCTGACCATGGTGGGCCTGCTGTCCGGCGGGGACTTCCGGCATCCGGCCGCTCGCGCGGCGGTGCTGGCCGACATCGACGAACTGGACCGCGTCGACCTGTTCGGCCGGGCCGCGGTGCTCGCCCATCGCGGCGGCGCGTCCAGCGCCGTGGTCGCCCAGCACCTGGTCGGCGCGGGCGACGTCAACGAGGCGTGGGCCGTGCCGGTGCTGGAGGACGCAGCCCGGCAGTCGCTGCGGGAGGGCCAGGTGGCCGCCGCGGTGCGCTACCTGCAGCTCGCGCTGCGGGCCTGCACCGACAGCCAGCGTCGCGCCCGGATCACTGCCGCGTTGGTCCGCGCCGAATGGCGAATCAACCCGAGCGCACCGACCGGCTACCTGCCCGAGTTGGCCGTGGCCCTGCGCGGCGGGCACCTGCGTGGTGTCGACGCGCTGGTGCTGACCAAGGCGCTGCTCTGGCACGGCCAGTTCACCGAGGCCCGGGAGGCGTTCGAGCTGATCACCGCGCACAGCGGCAACGCCGACGCCGAGACGCTGGCCGAGCTGTTCATCACCCGGCCGCTGATGCTGGCGACATACCCGTCGTTCCGACCGCTGCTCCACCAGGGCATGCAGCCGCCGGTGGCGATGCCGACGGTGTCGGCCAGTCATCGGCTGGCGGCCGCCACCGCGCTGGCCGGGGTGCTGAGCGAGGGCCCGTCGGAGCGGGCGATCGCGGTCGCCGAACGGATCCTGCACAACGCGCGCCTGGACGAGATGAGCCTGGACACCGTGGAGAGCGCGTTGCTGGCGCTCACCTACGGTGGCTGCTCGGCCAGCGCCGCGGTGTGGTGCGACACCTTCGTCGACGAGGCTCGCCTGCGGCGTTCGCCGAGCCGGCAGGCCCGGCTGGCTGCCATCCGCGCGGAGATCTCGATGCGCCTGGGCGATCTGACCGGGGCGCGGCGGTACGCCACGGACGCGCTGACGGTGATGCCGTCGAGCAGCTGGGGCGTCGCGGTCGGCGGCCCGCTTGCTGTTCTGATCATGGCGACGACCGCGATCGGCGACTTCGGTGCGGTGCGTGACCACCTGGACCAGCCGGTGCCGGAGGAGATGTTCCAGACCCGCTTCGGGTTGCACTATCTGCACGCTCGGGGCCGGTACAGCCTCGCCATCGGCGAGTTGCCGCTGGCGTTGCGGGACTTCAAGCTCTGCGGCCAGCTGGCCGCCCAGTGGGGGATGGACACGCCCGGCCTGGTGCCGTGGCGGGTCGACGCGGCCGAGACGCTGCTCCGGATGAACGCGCCGGAGCAGGCGCAGCAGCTGGTCGAGGAGCAGCTGAACCGCTGCGGCGACGGCCAGCCGCGGGTGCGCGCCATGGCCCTGCGCCTGTATGCCGCCTGCGCCGAGCTCCGGCACCGGCCGATGTTCCTGCGCCAGGCCGCCGATCTGCACAACGGTGGTGACGGCTACGAGCTGGCCCGCACCCTCGTCGACCTGACCGAGGCGTTCCAGACGCTGGGCGAGTCGCGGCGGGTCCGGCTGATCGCCCGGCGGGCCCGTGCCACCGCCGAGAAGGCGGGTGCGCTACTGCTGCTCAAGGCGCTGAGCCTGGAGCCCGGCTGGGACGAAGGGGACACCGTGGAAGCGATGAACCCGGCCGTGGTGGTGGCCGTCCTGAGCGAGGCCGAGCATCGTGTCGCGGCCCTGGCGGCGGCCGGCTACAGCAACCGGGAGATTTCCGAGAAGCTCTACATCACGATCAGCACGGTCGAGCAGCACCTGACCCGTACGTACCGCAAGCTGAATGTCGCCCGCCGTGGCGACCTGCCGGCGAGCCTGAGCCCGGACCACTCCGCCAGCGTCTGA
- a CDS encoding Gfo/Idh/MocA family protein, which translates to MGDPHGVGIVGLGVISRAYLTTLANHPTVRVVAVADLDAARSAAVAAMTPGAEAVSVERLLAHPGVQTVLNLTIPAAHAEISLGAIDAGRNVFVEKPLAVTFPEGRSIINRAASAGVRVGCAPDTVLGTGTQTARAAIDGGLIGRPLSASAVMVTPGHERWHPNPDFYYTPGGGPLLDMGPYYISALIHLLGPVRAVSGAVSRLRAERVIGSGPRIGERIPAEVDTHVTGVLEHANGVLSTITTSFDGVATTAAPIEVHGETGTLAVPDPNDFDGEVRLFALGATAWRVLEPRAGYAEGSRGIGLIDLVRAGDQRPPRAGGDVALHVLETMTTLLQSAAEGQRIELTTAVALPAPVPLTPVEDWKAIGQTGR; encoded by the coding sequence GTGGGCGACCCGCACGGCGTCGGCATCGTAGGTCTCGGGGTCATCTCCCGTGCGTACCTGACCACGCTGGCCAACCATCCCACGGTGCGCGTCGTCGCGGTGGCCGACCTCGACGCCGCCCGGTCCGCTGCGGTCGCGGCCATGACTCCCGGCGCCGAGGCGGTAAGTGTCGAGCGCCTGCTCGCCCACCCGGGCGTGCAGACGGTGCTCAACCTCACGATCCCGGCGGCGCACGCCGAGATCTCGCTCGGCGCGATCGACGCGGGCAGGAACGTGTTTGTCGAGAAGCCTCTCGCCGTGACATTCCCGGAGGGGCGTTCGATCATCAACCGCGCCGCGTCGGCCGGCGTCCGCGTCGGGTGTGCGCCGGACACCGTGCTGGGCACGGGTACGCAGACGGCGCGTGCGGCGATCGACGGCGGGCTCATCGGACGCCCGTTGTCCGCGTCGGCCGTCATGGTCACTCCAGGGCACGAGCGTTGGCACCCCAACCCCGACTTCTACTACACCCCGGGCGGCGGTCCGTTGTTGGACATGGGGCCCTACTACATCTCGGCACTCATCCACCTGCTCGGGCCGGTTCGCGCGGTGAGCGGAGCCGTCAGCCGGCTACGCGCCGAGCGGGTCATCGGCTCGGGTCCGCGCATCGGGGAGCGGATCCCGGCGGAGGTGGATACCCATGTGACCGGCGTGCTCGAACACGCCAACGGTGTCCTCTCGACCATCACCACGAGCTTCGACGGCGTTGCGACGACGGCCGCACCGATCGAGGTGCACGGGGAGACCGGCACGCTCGCCGTACCCGATCCGAACGACTTCGACGGTGAGGTCCGCCTCTTCGCGCTCGGCGCCACCGCATGGCGCGTTCTCGAACCACGGGCCGGTTACGCCGAGGGCTCCCGAGGCATCGGTCTGATCGACCTTGTCAGGGCCGGCGACCAGCGTCCGCCGCGCGCCGGCGGCGACGTCGCGTTGCACGTACTCGAAACAATGACCACCCTGCTCCAGTCGGCAGCCGAAGGTCAGCGGATCGAGCTGACGACGGCGGTGGCGCTTCCCGCACCAGTTCCGCTCACTCCGGTCGAGGACTGGAAGGCGATCGGTCAGACTGGTCGCTGA